The genomic segment AGCACGATGAAATAGACGAGCAAGAACGCGAAGATTTAGAGGGAACAGATGAAGTGGTCTTGGGTAATGATGAGTCAGATCAAGACCTTCCGGACGAAGTGGAAGAATCTTCTGAACTTGTAGACCTCCACGATTTCACTGTCGCGGAATTGAAAGAACAAGCGAAAGAACGCGGGTTAGAAGGATACAGCGACTTGAAGAAAGCGGAATTGGTCGAACTCCTCGAAGGGGAGTGACTGGATGACGACAGACCAAGTCAAAGCACTCCTCAACATCAAAGGGACGGCTCACGATGCGTATATCGACGCCGTCCTGCCTTTGTTCGTGGAGTTTACCTATGACCGCTTGTTGCTAGCAGAGACGGTCGAACTATCCGCACAGGTCAAGTTACAACTGGCGAAAGCTGTACAGATGTATGCCATCAAGGCGG from the Exiguobacterium oxidotolerans JCM 12280 genome contains:
- a CDS encoding Rho termination factor N-terminal domain-containing protein, which gives rise to MLLRRHKQMRAKEIEHDEIDEQEREDLEGTDEVVLGNDESDQDLPDEVEESSELVDLHDFTVAELKEQAKERGLEGYSDLKKAELVELLEGE